In Eubalaena glacialis isolate mEubGla1 chromosome 4, mEubGla1.1.hap2.+ XY, whole genome shotgun sequence, one DNA window encodes the following:
- the SHD gene encoding SH2 domain-containing adapter protein D isoform X2: MAKWLRDYLSFGGRRPPPQPPTPDYTDSDILRAYREQKDLDFEDPYEDADGRLETDSAGPGDSTKHDSPKHRLIKVEAVDMARAKLEVDTEYSDPFDAQPHPSPPDDGYMEPYDAQRVMSELPYRRVQLYDTPYEEQDQDLGDGPPSGWKPRQSRLPQEDERPADEYDQPWEWKKDHISKAFAVQFDGPEWERTSGSAKELRRLPPRSPQPAERVDPALPLEKQPWFHGPLSRADAENLLSLCKEGSYLVRLSETSPQDCSLSLRSSQGFLHLKFARIRENQFVLGQHSGPFPSVPELVLHYSSRPLPVQGAEHLALLYPVVSQTP, encoded by the exons ATGGCCAAGTGGCTACGAGACTACCTGAGCTTTGGCGGTCGGAGGCCCCCTCCGCAGCCGCCCACCCCCGACTACACGGACAGCGACATTCTGCGGGCCTACCGGGAGCAGAAAGATTTGGACTTTGAGGACCCCTATGAGGATGCAGATGGCCGCCTAGAGACCGACTCCGCGGGGCCCGGGGACTCCACCAAGCACGACTCCCCAAAGCACCGGCTCATCAAGGTGGAGGCAGTCGACATGGCCAGAGCCAAG TTGGAAGTCGACACCGAGTACTCGGACCCCTTTGATGCCCAACCTCACCCGTCACCCCCGGATGACGGCTACATGGAGCCCTACGATGCCCAGCGAGTCATGAGCG AACTGCCATACAGGAGGGTGCAGCTGTATGACACTCCCTATGAGGAGCAGGACCAAGATCTGGGAGATGGGCCTCCTTCAGGGTGGAAACCTCGGCAGAGCCGGCTGCCCCAGGAGGATGAACGGCCAGCGGACGAGTATGACCAGCCCTGGGAGTGGAAGAAAGACCACATCTCCAAGGCGTTTGCAG TGCAGTTTGACGGTCCGGAGTGGGAAAGAACCTCAGGCTCAGCCAAGGAACTCCGGAGACTCCCGCCCAGAAGCCCCCAGCCTGCAGAGCGCGTGGACCCGGCCCTGCCTCTGGAAAAACAGCC GTGGTTTCACGGCCCGTTGAGCCGGGCAGATGCCGAGAACCTCCTGTCGCTCTGCAAGGAAGGCAGCTACCTCGTGCGGCTCAGCGAGACCAGCCCCCAAGACTGCTCCCTATCCCTCAG GAGCAGCCAGGGCTTCCTGCATCTGAAGTTTGCTCGGATCCGAGAGAACCAGTTCGTGCTGGGTCAGCACAGCGGCCCCTTCCCCAGCGTGCCGGAGCTGGTGCTCCATTATAGCTCCCGCCCACTGCCCGTGCAGGGCGCTGAGCATCTGGCCCTGCTGTACCCCGTGGTCTCACAGACCCCCTGA
- the SHD gene encoding SH2 domain-containing adapter protein D isoform X1: MAKWLRDYLSFGGRRPPPQPPTPDYTDSDILRAYREQKDLDFEDPYEDADGRLETDSAGPGDSTKHDSPKHRLIKVEAVDMARAKVLLGSPREELEVDTEYSDPFDAQPHPSPPDDGYMEPYDAQRVMSELPYRRVQLYDTPYEEQDQDLGDGPPSGWKPRQSRLPQEDERPADEYDQPWEWKKDHISKAFAVQFDGPEWERTSGSAKELRRLPPRSPQPAERVDPALPLEKQPWFHGPLSRADAENLLSLCKEGSYLVRLSETSPQDCSLSLRSSQGFLHLKFARIRENQFVLGQHSGPFPSVPELVLHYSSRPLPVQGAEHLALLYPVVSQTP, encoded by the exons ATGGCCAAGTGGCTACGAGACTACCTGAGCTTTGGCGGTCGGAGGCCCCCTCCGCAGCCGCCCACCCCCGACTACACGGACAGCGACATTCTGCGGGCCTACCGGGAGCAGAAAGATTTGGACTTTGAGGACCCCTATGAGGATGCAGATGGCCGCCTAGAGACCGACTCCGCGGGGCCCGGGGACTCCACCAAGCACGACTCCCCAAAGCACCGGCTCATCAAGGTGGAGGCAGTCGACATGGCCAGAGCCAAGGTCTTGCTGGGCAGCCCCCGGGAAGAG TTGGAAGTCGACACCGAGTACTCGGACCCCTTTGATGCCCAACCTCACCCGTCACCCCCGGATGACGGCTACATGGAGCCCTACGATGCCCAGCGAGTCATGAGCG AACTGCCATACAGGAGGGTGCAGCTGTATGACACTCCCTATGAGGAGCAGGACCAAGATCTGGGAGATGGGCCTCCTTCAGGGTGGAAACCTCGGCAGAGCCGGCTGCCCCAGGAGGATGAACGGCCAGCGGACGAGTATGACCAGCCCTGGGAGTGGAAGAAAGACCACATCTCCAAGGCGTTTGCAG TGCAGTTTGACGGTCCGGAGTGGGAAAGAACCTCAGGCTCAGCCAAGGAACTCCGGAGACTCCCGCCCAGAAGCCCCCAGCCTGCAGAGCGCGTGGACCCGGCCCTGCCTCTGGAAAAACAGCC GTGGTTTCACGGCCCGTTGAGCCGGGCAGATGCCGAGAACCTCCTGTCGCTCTGCAAGGAAGGCAGCTACCTCGTGCGGCTCAGCGAGACCAGCCCCCAAGACTGCTCCCTATCCCTCAG GAGCAGCCAGGGCTTCCTGCATCTGAAGTTTGCTCGGATCCGAGAGAACCAGTTCGTGCTGGGTCAGCACAGCGGCCCCTTCCCCAGCGTGCCGGAGCTGGTGCTCCATTATAGCTCCCGCCCACTGCCCGTGCAGGGCGCTGAGCATCTGGCCCTGCTGTACCCCGTGGTCTCACAGACCCCCTGA